One segment of Lytechinus variegatus isolate NC3 chromosome 13, Lvar_3.0, whole genome shotgun sequence DNA contains the following:
- the LOC121426165 gene encoding uncharacterized protein LOC121426165 codes for MDQAAFPTRSGAIANDGSNFNKPNECLAPETKGGFKDGFEGASTSPEDPVPFADNVMKTDVGPRETSSHLDEISQKEELGAGPGPGGDTSECTESKMDSSHEPIGIDAVMTEIEREVKMECMQWTPIFVESEQFELLSSNHVDKLLRDAHALEENLIEQKERLLSHLKLLSQTLKLNVP; via the exons ATGGACCAAGCAGCCTTTCCTACTCGAAGTGGTGCTATTGCAAATGACGGGTCAAACTTCAACAAACCCAATGAATGCTTAGCCCCTGAAACCAAAGGTGGATTTAAAGACGGGTTTGAAGGTGCGTCAACAAGTCCTGAAGACCCAGTTCCTTTCGCAGACAATGTTATGAAGACTGATGTTGGGCCAAGAGAAACAAGTTCACATCTTGATGAGATTTCCCAGAAAGAAGAACTTGGAGCAGGTCCTGGTCCAGGTGGTGATACATCAGAGTGCACAGAAAGCAAGATGGATTCCAGTCATGAACCCATTGGCATTGATGCTGTGATGACAG aaattgaAAGAGAAGTCAAGATGGAATGCATGCAATGGACTCCTATTTTTGT GGAAAGTGAGCAGTTTGAGCTCCTAAGCTCTAATCACGTTGACAAGCTGCTTCGGGATGCGCACGCCTTGGAAGAGAATCTGATCGAGCAGAAAGAAAGATTGTTATCCCATCTGAAGCTTCTATCCCAGACCCTCAAACTGAACGTACCATAA